The Streptomyces durmitorensis genome contains the following window.
TGAGCAGCGTTTGAGCGTCTTCAAGACCTACAAGCTGTACGTCGGGGGCAAGTTCCCCCGCAGCGAGAGCGGCCGGGTGTACGAGGTGACCACAGGAACATCAGCCGCTGCCGCGGCGGGGAAGAACAAGTGGCTGGCCAACGCCCCGCTCTCGTCCCGCAAGGACGCGCGTGACGCGGTCGTGGCCGCGCGCAAGGCGCAGGGCTCCTGGGCGGGCAAGACGGCCTACCTGCGCGGCCAGATCCTCTACCGCGTCGCGGAGATGCTGGAGGGCCGCAAGGACCAGTTCGTACGGGAAGTCGCCGACGCCGAGGGACTCTCCAAGTCGAAGGCCGCCGCCGTCGTGGACGCGGCCATCGACCGCTGGGTCTGGTACGCGGGCTGGACCGACAAGATCGCCCAGATCGTGGGCGGCGGAAACCCGGTCGCGGGCCCCTTCTTCAACCTCTCCTCGCCGGAGCCGACGGGCGTGGTGACGGTCGTCGCCCCGCAGAAGTCGTCGTTCCTGGGCCTGGTGTCCGTGATCGCCCCGGTGATCGCGACGGGCAACACGGCCGTGGTGATCGCCAGCGAGAACTCCCCGCTCCCGGCGCTCTCCCTCGGCGAGGTGCTCGCCACCTCCGACCTGCCCGGCGGCGTCGTGAACATCCTGTCGGGCCGTACGGCGGAGATCACTCCGTCCCTCGCGGCGCACCAGGACGTGAACGCGATCGACCTCGCGGGCGTCGAGGACGACGTACTGGCCAAGGAGCTTGAGGTCGCCGCGGCGGACAACCTCAAGCGCGTCGTCCGTCCACAGCCTGTGGACTGGTCGGCCGATCCGGGCACGCACCGTCTGACGGCCTTCCTGGAGACCAAGACGGTCTGGCACCCCACGGGTTCGCTCGGCGCGTCCGGCTCCTCGTACTGAGATCTGCACCGAGCCACTCCCCGCACCACGAAGCCCCGGCCCTCCTCCGTCCAGGAGGGCCGGGGCTTCGTCCGTCCCACGACTCGGTCAGATGCCGAGCCGTGCCGCGATCCCGTCCAGGACGCATTCGAGGCCCGTCTCGTACATCCAGGTGGCGTCGTCCTTGCGGCGCGAACGCAGGCCGTAGCGCCGGTAGGTGGGGTAGCGGCCCGTGTCCATGAGGTACGTCATCTGCGGCGCGAGGCCCATCCGGGTCTCGGCGCCGGACGACCAGCCCTCCGACTCCGTCCAGTCCCGCAGGGCCACTTCGGACGAGGCCGCGCCGTGCGCGTACGAGCTGACCGTGCGGAAGGCCATCATCATGGCGTCCTCGTCCAGACCGATCCCGTCGAGCGCCGCCAACTGCCGCTCGGCGATGGCCATCCGGCCCGGGGTCAGCACGAAGAGGGCCGTGGGCAGCTGGCCCACCCACGGGTGGCGCATCATCATGTCCCGGGTCAGCAGGGCGTAGGCCCGCAGCACCTCGCGCCACTCGGTCAGCCCCTCGGGAATCCGGTACTCGGCCGCCACCCGCTCGGCCATCAGCGCCCACAGGTCGTCCTTGCCCGAGACGTGCCGGTACGCCGCCATGGGCGCGACCCCCAGCTCCGTGGCGAGCCGTCGCATGGTGACGGCGGCGAAGCCCTCCGCGTCGGCGACCTCCACCGCGACGGCCCCGATGCGCTCCAGGGACAGCGAGGCACGGGGCGCCGAGGGCTGCTCCAGGCGCTCCCAGAGCGACTTGTCCGGCACCGCCGTCTTGCCGTCCTTCTTCTGGCCAGCCACAGCAGGGCTCCTCTCATCAGGACGTGAGCGTACAACGTATCTCTCAGTAGACGCTGTACACATCAGCGTGTACGTTGTACGCATCTCGATACGCCGTACACATTCACGCCGTGCACATTCACGCCGTACAGACCCACGAATCCCCGGGGGATCCCATGACCAGCACCGCCACCACCCAGCCCCTCCGCGTGGCCGTCCTCGTCGGCAGCAACCGCGAGGGCCGGTTCGCCCCCGTCGTCACGCGGTGGCTGACGGGGCATCTCGCCCAGCGCGACGACCTGACCGCCGATGTCGTCGACCTCGCGGAGACCCCGCTGCCGACCGTCTTCCCCGCCTTCGGCCAGCCGCCCGCACCCGGCACCGAGGAGATGCTCGCCCTGGTCTCCCCGCGCCTCGCGGCGGCCGACGCGTTCATCTTCATCACGCCGGAGTACAACCACAGTTTCCCTGCGTCCCTGAAGAACGCCGTCGACTGGCACAACGAGCAGTGGCACGCGAAGCCGATCGGCTTCGTCTCCTACGGCGGCCTGTCGGGCGGCTTGCGCGCGGTGGAACAACTCCGCGTCGTCATGGCCGAGTTGAACGCCACGACCATCCGCAACACGGTCAGCTTCCACAACGCCTGGGGCCAGTTCGGCGAGGACGGCACCGTCGAGGACCCCCAGGTCGACACGGCCGCCAAGGCGCTGCTCGACCAGCTGACGTGGTGGGCGCACGCCCTGCGGGACGCCAAGTCCATCCGGCCCTACGCCGCCTGACGCGGCATCACGTCCTCTGGGGGGAACGATGAGTCAACGTACGGAAGAGACGAGCGTCCCCGACGGACCGGGTGCCACGCAGCCGCCCGCCGCGCCGGACGGACCGTCCAAGCTCGTCCTCTTCGGGCTCCTGCTCGGCCTGATGCTGGGTCTGCTCGACGGCACGATCGTCGGGACCGCCCTGCCCACGATCGTCGGCGACCTGGGCGGCCTGGACCACCTTTCCTGGGTGGTGACCGCCTATCTGCTCACCGCGTCCGTCTCCACCCCCATCTGGGGCAAGCTCGGCGACCTCTACGGGCGCAAGGGCAGCTTCATCTGGTCGATCACGGTGTTCCTCGCGGGCTCCGTGCTCTCCGGGCTCGCCCAGGACATGGGACAGCTCATCGCCTTCCGCGCCGTGCAGGGACTGGGCGCGGGCGGCCTCATGGTCGGCGCCATCTCGATCATCGGCGTCATGCTGCCGCCGTCGCAGGCGGGCCGCTCGCAGTCGATGGTCGGTGCGATGATGCCGGTCGCGCTGGTCGGCGGGCCCCTGCTCGGCGGATTCCTCACCGACCAGCTCGACTGGCGCTGGGTCTTCTACGTCAACGTGCCCGTCGGGGCGGTAGCCCTGCTCGTCGTCTGCTTCCGCCTGCACCTGCCCGGCGAACGGAGCACCGCACGGATCGACTACGCCGGGGCCGCGCTGCTCTCCGCGGGCATCCTTTCCCTGACGCTGCTGGGCAGTTGGGGCGGCACGACGTACGCCTGGACGTCACCGCAGATCCTCGGACTCGGCGCGCTCGGCACCGGCGCCCTCGTCTGGTTCGCCCGGGTCGAGCGGCGGGCGCCCGAACCGATCATCCCGCCCCGCCTTTTCGCCGACCGCAACTTCACGCTCGCCCAGATCCTCTCCTTCCTGGTGGGCGCGGCCATGCTCGGGGCGTCCTCCTATCTGCCGCAGTACATGCAGTTCGTGCGCGGCGCGTCCTCGACGGCCAGCGGCATGCTGCTGCTTCCGCTGATGGCGGGGATGTTCGGTGCGCAACTCCTGCTGGGGAAGGTCACGTCCAACGGCGGCGGCTACCGCGCCTACCCCATCATCGGCGGGGCCCTGACGGCCGTGGGCGGGCTCGCGCTCCTCGCGGTCGGCGCGGACACCCCGACGGCGGTGACCTCCGCGCTGACCCTCGTACTCGGCGCCGGAATGGGCTTCTTGATGCAGAGCACGCTGCTGATCACCATCAACAGCGCGGAGCCGCGCGACATGGGCGCGGCCACCGGCACCGCCACCCTCCTCCGGACCATCGGCGGCTCGCTCGGGATCGCCGTGCTCGGCGCGGTCTACTCCAGCCGGGTCGCGTCGGCCGGGATGCCGGAGGGCGGCATGGCGTGGACGCCCGAAGCGGTGCGGGAGATGCCGGAGGGGGTGCGGGACGTGGTGCGGACGTCGGTCACCAGCGGGCTGCACGGCGTGGTCCTGGGATCCGCGCTCCTTGGGGCCGCGGCGTTCGCGGTGGCCTGGCTGGTGCGGGAAGTGCCGCTGCGAAAGAGCTGACGCCGCCGGAGGTCAGCCGGGCAGCAGTCCCGTGGCCGGACCCACCAGCGGCAGGTCGTCGAGCGATCCGCCCTGCGTCAGCGGGGCGGTGAGCGGCGCCGTCGTGACCGGCTTGAAGTCCGCGATCCGGGTGCCGACCGCGTTGTCCAGCGGGTCGACCCCCGTGCCCGCGAGCGGGTCGAGCTTCAGCTCCTTGACGGGCCCGAGCCCACCCCCGGCGGCCTCCTGCACCGCGAAGAGCGCCCCAGCGGCACCCGCCGACAGCTGGTCGGACGCCGGGGGCGCGGGGGCCGGCGCGGCGCTCGCCGTCGCCGCACCGCCGATGCCGAGGGCCGCGCCCGCGACGGTGACCGTCAGGCCCGCGCGCAGGAGGGCGCGGGAGAGTTGCGTGGAGGCTGTTGCGTGCCGTGCCATGAGTACCGCCCGAATCCTCTTGAGTAATCAGATGCGCACGTAGCGTAGTTGAGGTGCGTTGTGGGCGCCAAAGCCCTACCCGTGGGGTCGCCTGGGCGGCTCAATGCAGCACACTGGTCTCTCGTGAGTTCCCATCCCCCGATACCCACCCGAGTCGTGCTGCTCGCCGGCCCCTCCGGGTCAGGCAAGTCGTCGTTCGCCGCCCGCTCCGGGCTGCCCGTCCTGTGCCTCGACGACTTCTACAAGGAGGGTGACGACCCGACAGTGCCGCAGGTCCCCGGCAGCACGGACATCGACTGGGACTCCCCCGCCTCCTGGGACGCCGACGTCGCCGTCGCCGCCATCGAGCAGCTGTGCCGCACGGGACGTACGAGCGTCCCCGTCTACGACATCTCCACCAGCTCGCGTACGGGCGAGTCCGCGATGGACATCGAGCGCACGCCCCTCTTCATCGCGGAGGGGATCTTCGCGGCGGACATCGTGGAACGGTGCCGGGAGAGCGGCGTGCTCGCCGACGCGATCTGTCTGCGCGGGCGGCCGTCCACCACCTACCGGCGGCGGCTGCTGCGGGATCTGCGCGAGGGACGCAAGTCGGTGGCGTTCCTGCTGCGGCGCGGCTGGCGCCTGATGCGCGCCGAACGCGCCATCGTGGCCCGGCAGACCGCGCTCGGTGCTCACCCCTGCGGCAAGGACGAGGCCCTGGGGCGGGTTGCCGCCGCTGCCGCGGGGCGGTGCGTCAAGGCGCGCGCCGACGCCGCGTAGATCCGCGCGGCAACCCGGGCAGCACAAGCAGAAGGACCGGAAAGACCCCCCGGCCTTCCGGTCCCGCCACTTGTTTCCCCCGTGATCCCCGTTTTCCCCCGTGGATCCCCCCGGTACTGCCCGCCGCCTCCCCCCGGGAGCGGCGGCCCCCATGATCCCTAGGCGACCAACTCGCCGAAGGACTCTTCCTGGTCACGGCCGAAGCTGAGGACCTCGTCCTCGCGCAGCCGGCGCAGCGAGCGCCAGATGCTGGACTTCACCGTGCCCACACTGATGTCGAGGATGTCCGCGATCTCGGGGTCCGTGCGGCCCTCGTAGTAGCGCAGGACCAGCATCGTCCGCTGCAGTTCGGGGAGGCGGGCCAGGGCCTGCCAGAGAACCGCGCGGAGTTCGGTGCCACGCATCGCGTCCGTGTCGCCCGCCGTCTCCGGCAGCTCCTCGGTCGGGTATTCGTTGAGCTTGCGGCGCCGCCAGGCGCTGATGTGCAGGTTGGTCATGGTCCGGCGGAGATATCCGCCGACCGCGGCCTTGTCGCTGATCCTGTCCCAGGCGCGGTACGTCGAGAAGAGGGCGCTCTGGAGCAGGTCCTCGGCCTCGAAGCGGTCACCGGTCAGGTGGTAGGCGGTTGCGTACAGGGAGGCACGACGCTCCTGGACGTAGGCGGTGAACTCCGCCTCCGACGCTGTGGTGCGCTCCCCCGTGTCCTCCCTGTACGCGGCTCCCCCGTGAGCCCCCCCATCGGTTCCCCCGTTGTCCCCGCGGGTCGCCCCCGGGAACGCGTCAACCACCGTCATGTACGCGGTGTGCTGACGCCCGGTGCCGCGAGCGCACCCCCGCCCGCTCACGGCACCGGACTTCTCGTGCCTCTCGGCAGGCCGGATCACGTCGTGGAGACGCGTGATTACTGCGCTTGAGCTGGTGCTGTGCAGTGTGTTCATCTCGCGCCCCCCGTCGGTGGAGTCCGGCTTCTTCCGTGTGACCAGAACTCTGCCGGACCCACTTCATGAGGGTGTCCGCCGACTGTCACAGGCCTGCAACAGCCCTTCTATGTGTAGGGGAGAAGTGTGGGAGGGCTCCAACAGTCGAACTGTGGCCTTGCCATGGGACAGAATGACGTCCGTGCCTTCCCTGTTGCTGATCGAGGACGACGACGCCATCCGTACGGCCCTTGAGCTTTCGCTCACCCGCCAAGGGCATCGGGTGGCTACTGCTGCCACCGGCGAGGACGGCCTGAAGCTGCTCAGTGAGCAGCGGCCGGACCTGATCGTGCTGGATGTGATGCTGCCGGGCATCGACGGATTCGAGGTGTGCCGTCGCATCCGGCGCACCGACCAGTTGCCGATCATCCTGCTGACCGCGCGCAGCGATGACATCGACGTGGTCGTCGGGCTCGAGTCCGGTGCCGACGACTATGTGGTGAAACCCGTGCAGGGACGGGTGCTCGACGCCCGTATCCGCGCGGTGCTCCGGCGCGGTGAGCGCGAGGCCAACGACGCGGCGACGTTCGGTTCGCTCGTCATCGACCGCGCCGCCATGACCGTGACGAAGAACGGCGAGGATCTCCAGCTCACGCCGACCGAGCTGCGGCTGCTCCTGGAGCTGAGCCGCAGGCCCGGACAAGCCCTGTCGCGGCAGCAGTTGCTGCGTCTGGTGTGGGAGCACGACTACCTCGGCGACTCCCGGCTCGTCGACGCGTGTGTGCAGCGCCTGCGCGCGAAGGTCGAGGACGTGCCGTCCTCGCCGACTCTGATCCGTACGGTCCGTGGGGTCGGCTACCGGCTGGACACTCCTCAGTGACCAAACCGCAGGACAAGCTCCGCGGTTGGGCCGCGGCGCGCAAGGCGATCATGGCGGGACTGCGTTTCACGAGCCTCAGGCTCCGGCTGGTCGTGGTGTTCGGCCTGGTGGCGCTCACCGCCGCCGTGACGGCGTCCGGAATCGCGTACTGGCTGAACCGCGAGGCGGTCCTGACCCGTGCGCAGGACGCGGCCCTGAAGGACTTCCAGCAGGAGATGCAGACCCGCGCCGGCGCGCTGCCGCCCAATCCGACCCAGGACGAACTGCAACAGGCCGCCGGGACGATGGCCAACAGCAGCCAGCGCTACAGCGTGCTCCTGATCGGCGAGAACTCCGACGGCGACACGATCGTCGGCTACTCCGACCTGGACGCCTTCACGCTCGCCGACGTGCCCAAGTCGCTGCGCAAGACGGTGAACAAGGAGCAGCCGCTCACGTCGAGCAACAAGAGTCCGTACCACCTGTACTGGCAGCGGACCGTCGACGGCGGCACCCCGTATCTCGTGGGCGGTGCCAAGGTCATCGGGGGCGGGCCGACCGGTTACATGCTCAAGTCCCTCGAACCCGAGGCGAAGGACCTGAGTTCGCTCGGCTGGTCGCTCGCGATCGCGACCGGGCTCGCGCTCATCGGCTCCGCGCTGCTCGCGCAGGCCGCGGCGACCACCGTGCTCAAACCGGTGCACCGGCTCGGTGTCGCCGCGCGGCGGCTCGGCGAGGGCAAGCTGGACACGCGCCTGAGGGTGTCGGGCACGGATGAACTTGCCGATCTGTCACGGACGTTCAACCGGACCGCGGAGAGCCTGGAGAAGAAGGTCGACGACATGAGCGCCCGCGAGGAGGCGTCGCGGCGCTTCGTCGCCGACATGTCGCACGAGCTGCGTACGCCGCTGACCGCGATCACCGCGGTGACGGAGGTCCTTGAGGAGGAGCTCGACGCGGAGACCGGTTCCGTCGACCCGATGATCGAGCCCGCCGTACGCCTGGTGGTCAGCGAGACCCGCCGCCTGAACGACCTGGTGGAGAACCTGATGGAGGTCACCCGCTTCGACGCGGGCACGGCCAGGCTCGTCCTGGACGCCGTCGACATCGCCGACCAGATCACGGCCTGCATCGACGCCCGTGCCTGGCTCGACGCGGTGGAGCTCGACGCGGAGCGCGGCATCACGGTGCGGCTCGACCCGCGGCGCCTGGACGTCATCCTGGCGAACCTGATCGGCAACGCCCTCAAGCACGGTGGTTCGCCGGTGGAGGTGTCGGTGCGGCTCGCGGGCGAGAAGCTCGTCATCGCGGTGCGCGACGGAGGCCCCGGCATCCCCGAGGACGTACTGCCGCACGTCTTCGACCGGTTCTACAAGGCGAGCGCGTCCCGGCCGCGTTCGGAGGGCAGCGGTCTCGGGCTCTCCATCGCGCTGGAGAACGCGCACATCCACGGCGGGGAGATCACTGCCGCGAACTCGCCCAAGGGCGGCGCGGTGTTCACGCTGTGGCTGCCGCGCGATCCGTCGGGGCTGCTGCCCGACGACGAGGGGGACGACGGCACGGACGGCGACGCCGACGCCGGCGTCGAGGGAGACGAACGATGAACCGCCGACGGCTTCGGGCCGCTCTCCTGGCCACCGCGCTGACCGGGACGCTCGCCGGATGCGGGATCCGCTCGACGGAGGTGCCCACGGACTTCGGTCCCGGTCCCTCCCGGGTGCCGTGCGTGATGTCCGGGTCGAGCATCGCGTCGCAGTCCACCAGCGGCGTGCCGGTACAGGTCTTCCTGGTGTGCGCGGCGCAGCTGGTGACGGTGGACCGGTCGGTGCGGATCCCCGCGGAGAAGGCGACGTCCGACCGGGTCCGCATCGCTCAGGCGCTCCTCGACGAGCTCGCGCACACCCCGTCGGCCCCGGAGAAGCAGGCGGGCTTCGCGACGGACGTACGCGGCGGGACGGTCGTCAGCGGCCCCGCTGAGGGAGATCCCGAGGACGCGCTGCGGTTCAGTTCGTCCCCGGAGGACCTGTCGGCGTTCGCGCTGGCCCAGATCGTGTGCACGTTTGCGGACAGCGCGGCGGCGGGCGACGACCGCGAGGTCATCATGGGCGGCCCCGGCGACGACCCGCTGCGCCGCTACGAATGCACCCAGGCCGTCCGTCAGCGCCCCGGAACGGTGGCTCCGCCCACGGAGACGGTGAAGTAGCAGGACCCGGCTGAAGCGGCCGCACAGGGCAGTCACCCTGTGCGATCGGGACAGCACCGCGTACCGGGATGAGATGCGCGGAACCGATCCTGCCGCTGGGCGCGTCTTGGGGGGCGTGCGTCAAGGCTCGGGCGGCCACGGGGCCGCCATCCGCTTCCGCGCGGCGGGAGGATTCCTCCTCGT
Protein-coding sequences here:
- a CDS encoding sensor histidine kinase is translated as MTKPQDKLRGWAAARKAIMAGLRFTSLRLRLVVVFGLVALTAAVTASGIAYWLNREAVLTRAQDAALKDFQQEMQTRAGALPPNPTQDELQQAAGTMANSSQRYSVLLIGENSDGDTIVGYSDLDAFTLADVPKSLRKTVNKEQPLTSSNKSPYHLYWQRTVDGGTPYLVGGAKVIGGGPTGYMLKSLEPEAKDLSSLGWSLAIATGLALIGSALLAQAAATTVLKPVHRLGVAARRLGEGKLDTRLRVSGTDELADLSRTFNRTAESLEKKVDDMSAREEASRRFVADMSHELRTPLTAITAVTEVLEEELDAETGSVDPMIEPAVRLVVSETRRLNDLVENLMEVTRFDAGTARLVLDAVDIADQITACIDARAWLDAVELDAERGITVRLDPRRLDVILANLIGNALKHGGSPVEVSVRLAGEKLVIAVRDGGPGIPEDVLPHVFDRFYKASASRPRSEGSGLGLSIALENAHIHGGEITAANSPKGGAVFTLWLPRDPSGLLPDDEGDDGTDGDADAGVEGDER
- the afsQ1 gene encoding two-component system response regulator AfsQ1, giving the protein MPSLLLIEDDDAIRTALELSLTRQGHRVATAATGEDGLKLLSEQRPDLIVLDVMLPGIDGFEVCRRIRRTDQLPIILLTARSDDIDVVVGLESGADDYVVKPVQGRVLDARIRAVLRRGEREANDAATFGSLVIDRAAMTVTKNGEDLQLTPTELRLLLELSRRPGQALSRQQLLRLVWEHDYLGDSRLVDACVQRLRAKVEDVPSSPTLIRTVRGVGYRLDTPQ
- a CDS encoding uridine kinase family protein, which produces MSSHPPIPTRVVLLAGPSGSGKSSFAARSGLPVLCLDDFYKEGDDPTVPQVPGSTDIDWDSPASWDADVAVAAIEQLCRTGRTSVPVYDISTSSRTGESAMDIERTPLFIAEGIFAADIVERCRESGVLADAICLRGRPSTTYRRRLLRDLREGRKSVAFLLRRGWRLMRAERAIVARQTALGAHPCGKDEALGRVAAAAAGRCVKARADAA
- a CDS encoding NADPH-dependent FMN reductase — its product is MTSTATTQPLRVAVLVGSNREGRFAPVVTRWLTGHLAQRDDLTADVVDLAETPLPTVFPAFGQPPAPGTEEMLALVSPRLAAADAFIFITPEYNHSFPASLKNAVDWHNEQWHAKPIGFVSYGGLSGGLRAVEQLRVVMAELNATTIRNTVSFHNAWGQFGEDGTVEDPQVDTAAKALLDQLTWWAHALRDAKSIRPYAA
- a CDS encoding aldehyde dehydrogenase family protein, with protein sequence MSEQRLSVFKTYKLYVGGKFPRSESGRVYEVTTGTSAAAAAGKNKWLANAPLSSRKDARDAVVAARKAQGSWAGKTAYLRGQILYRVAEMLEGRKDQFVREVADAEGLSKSKAAAVVDAAIDRWVWYAGWTDKIAQIVGGGNPVAGPFFNLSSPEPTGVVTVVAPQKSSFLGLVSVIAPVIATGNTAVVIASENSPLPALSLGEVLATSDLPGGVVNILSGRTAEITPSLAAHQDVNAIDLAGVEDDVLAKELEVAAADNLKRVVRPQPVDWSADPGTHRLTAFLETKTVWHPTGSLGASGSSY
- a CDS encoding TetR/AcrR family transcriptional regulator; amino-acid sequence: MAGQKKDGKTAVPDKSLWERLEQPSAPRASLSLERIGAVAVEVADAEGFAAVTMRRLATELGVAPMAAYRHVSGKDDLWALMAERVAAEYRIPEGLTEWREVLRAYALLTRDMMMRHPWVGQLPTALFVLTPGRMAIAERQLAALDGIGLDEDAMMMAFRTVSSYAHGAASSEVALRDWTESEGWSSGAETRMGLAPQMTYLMDTGRYPTYRRYGLRSRRKDDATWMYETGLECVLDGIAARLGI
- a CDS encoding SigE family RNA polymerase sigma factor, which gives rise to MNTLHSTSSSAVITRLHDVIRPAERHEKSGAVSGRGCARGTGRQHTAYMTVVDAFPGATRGDNGGTDGGAHGGAAYREDTGERTTASEAEFTAYVQERRASLYATAYHLTGDRFEAEDLLQSALFSTYRAWDRISDKAAVGGYLRRTMTNLHISAWRRRKLNEYPTEELPETAGDTDAMRGTELRAVLWQALARLPELQRTMLVLRYYEGRTDPEIADILDISVGTVKSSIWRSLRRLREDEVLSFGRDQEESFGELVA
- a CDS encoding MDR family MFS transporter, which produces MSQRTEETSVPDGPGATQPPAAPDGPSKLVLFGLLLGLMLGLLDGTIVGTALPTIVGDLGGLDHLSWVVTAYLLTASVSTPIWGKLGDLYGRKGSFIWSITVFLAGSVLSGLAQDMGQLIAFRAVQGLGAGGLMVGAISIIGVMLPPSQAGRSQSMVGAMMPVALVGGPLLGGFLTDQLDWRWVFYVNVPVGAVALLVVCFRLHLPGERSTARIDYAGAALLSAGILSLTLLGSWGGTTYAWTSPQILGLGALGTGALVWFARVERRAPEPIIPPRLFADRNFTLAQILSFLVGAAMLGASSYLPQYMQFVRGASSTASGMLLLPLMAGMFGAQLLLGKVTSNGGGYRAYPIIGGALTAVGGLALLAVGADTPTAVTSALTLVLGAGMGFLMQSTLLITINSAEPRDMGAATGTATLLRTIGGSLGIAVLGAVYSSRVASAGMPEGGMAWTPEAVREMPEGVRDVVRTSVTSGLHGVVLGSALLGAAAFAVAWLVREVPLRKS